The following are encoded in a window of Mycobacteroides chelonae CCUG 47445 genomic DNA:
- a CDS encoding GntR family transcriptional regulator, whose amino-acid sequence MNAPRAQTREIRRPQLSEEVAGRLRAAIMTGELRPGEYIRMDETAAQLGVSVTPVREALLTLRGEGLVEAVPHRGYMAAALSRADIEDIFALQAHLAVELAKTAAERITAEQIDTLADLNDTLRHAASPELISVAEFEFHRYLNHVADRPKLAWFLLQATRYTPHMMFASADAWAQHAVEAHDKLIAALRAGDLAEVITQTEVQFVDGARRLTEYLDRAGMWPGG is encoded by the coding sequence ATGAATGCTCCCCGGGCACAAACCCGTGAAATTCGCAGGCCGCAGCTGTCCGAAGAGGTTGCCGGCCGGCTCCGCGCGGCAATCATGACAGGTGAACTGCGTCCCGGTGAGTACATCCGGATGGATGAGACGGCCGCCCAGCTGGGTGTCAGCGTCACCCCCGTGCGCGAGGCGCTACTGACCTTGCGCGGCGAGGGCCTGGTCGAGGCCGTCCCTCACCGCGGGTACATGGCCGCCGCTTTGAGCCGGGCCGATATCGAAGACATTTTTGCGCTGCAGGCGCACCTTGCCGTCGAGCTGGCGAAGACCGCAGCCGAACGCATCACCGCGGAGCAGATCGACACCCTGGCAGATCTCAACGACACCCTGCGTCACGCCGCTTCGCCCGAATTGATCTCGGTCGCGGAGTTCGAGTTCCACCGATATCTCAACCACGTGGCCGACCGCCCCAAGCTGGCCTGGTTTCTACTGCAGGCCACCCGGTACACACCGCACATGATGTTCGCCTCGGCCGACGCGTGGGCCCAGCACGCGGTGGAGGCGCACGACAAGCTCATCGCGGCTTTACGTGCGGGCGACCTCGCCGAAGTGATTACCCAGACCGAGGTTCAATTCGTCGACGGAGCACGCCGACTCACCGAGTATCTAGACCGTGCCGGGATGTGGCCCGGGGGGTAG
- a CDS encoding MlaD family protein, with the protein MPNSFESDGRGPSDRQLLLCGVAIALVAALVGTALVIKSTGRFNNYVRVVAELTNVGDGLPAKSDVKFQGVLVGSVNDLTPSQRGRPNVVHIDLKPDLAHTIPRSVTARVVPSNVFAVSSVELVDHGPGAAITNGTVISEEAELPTVLFQTTISKLRDILLANGRGRDDDSVGIFAVIAAATEGRRATLLNAAGQLTRLIDQLNDIVATDTGPSTLSALLNATKGLQSTAPELVDALHQAIKPMQTVAEKRDQLQTLLNAGLHTTGTVRQSLDNQTDRMIDITTKLTPVVGVLAQNSVQFLPIATRLKVFSDKFFSDVWDSEKDTVNIRAVLSFTPSTMYTRADCPQYGELKGPSCFTAPELVVRPDLPEVLLPQNFKPPPDLAPPPGTTVGPDGNLIVTGPPLHNPNPSLVDPNPPLPWWQPNPSPRIPGTADPGDAEPPPQSAGTAPASYGGDVGPVGSNSEREQLGMITGSTATSATQLLLGPVARGTKPVVAQQVQSGGQR; encoded by the coding sequence GTGCCGAACTCCTTTGAATCCGACGGGCGTGGTCCATCGGACCGCCAGCTCCTCCTGTGTGGTGTGGCGATCGCCCTCGTGGCCGCCTTGGTCGGTACCGCCCTGGTCATCAAGTCGACCGGCCGTTTCAACAACTACGTGCGTGTGGTGGCAGAGCTCACGAACGTAGGCGACGGTCTTCCCGCGAAATCGGACGTCAAATTCCAGGGCGTGCTCGTCGGTTCGGTCAACGACCTGACTCCCTCGCAGCGCGGTAGGCCCAATGTCGTCCACATCGATCTGAAACCGGATCTGGCGCACACGATCCCGCGGTCAGTCACCGCCAGGGTGGTCCCCAGTAACGTCTTCGCGGTCTCCTCTGTGGAACTTGTCGACCACGGTCCCGGTGCGGCGATCACCAACGGCACCGTCATCAGCGAAGAGGCCGAGCTGCCAACGGTGCTGTTCCAGACGACCATCAGCAAGCTGCGCGACATCCTTCTCGCCAACGGCCGCGGCCGCGATGACGATTCCGTGGGTATCTTCGCCGTCATCGCCGCGGCAACTGAGGGTCGGCGCGCGACGCTGCTGAATGCGGCCGGCCAACTGACCCGGCTCATCGACCAACTCAACGACATCGTCGCGACGGATACCGGCCCGTCCACCCTCTCCGCGCTCCTCAACGCGACCAAGGGGTTGCAGAGCACTGCTCCTGAACTCGTCGATGCGCTGCATCAAGCGATCAAGCCCATGCAGACGGTGGCCGAAAAGCGGGACCAGCTGCAGACGCTGCTCAACGCCGGACTACACACCACCGGTACGGTCCGGCAGTCGCTGGATAACCAGACCGATCGGATGATCGACATCACGACCAAGCTGACTCCGGTGGTCGGCGTGCTTGCCCAGAACTCCGTGCAGTTTCTTCCGATCGCTACGCGGCTGAAGGTGTTCTCCGACAAGTTCTTCAGCGATGTGTGGGATTCCGAAAAGGACACGGTGAACATCCGCGCGGTCCTGTCGTTCACACCGTCGACGATGTATACCCGCGCCGATTGCCCACAGTACGGGGAGCTGAAGGGACCGAGCTGTTTCACAGCGCCAGAGCTGGTGGTACGGCCAGACCTCCCCGAGGTGCTGCTGCCGCAAAACTTCAAGCCGCCGCCCGATCTTGCGCCGCCGCCGGGAACGACAGTCGGCCCGGACGGAAATCTGATCGTCACGGGACCACCGCTGCACAATCCGAATCCCAGCCTGGTGGACCCCAACCCGCCGCTGCCGTGGTGGCAACCCAACCCGTCGCCGCGCATCCCCGGCACCGCCGACCCGGGTGACGCCGAGCCCCCGCCACAGTCCGCGGGCACCGCCCCCGCTTCCTACGGTGGGGATGTTGGGCCCGTCGGCAGTAACAGTGAACGCGAACAACTGGGCATGATCACCGGCAGTACGGCAACCTCGGCTACTCAGCTGCTACTTGGGCCGGTTGCGCGTGGTACCAAACCCGTTGTTGCCCAGCAGGTGCAGTCGGGAGGTCAGCGATGA
- a CDS encoding TetR/AcrR family transcriptional regulator: MQPVPAASKAGNSSQRRAGRREELVAVASKLFAARGYHGTRMDDIADVAGLNKATVYHYFASKALILYEIYFKAAEETLACLQDDPRWSARESLYQCTSRMLALIFSNREQGAVYFQENPFLSEWLSPEQVAEIRKREDMVQERVQNIIERGIASSEFVECDSHVMALGYIGMVLGSYRWLNPSGRRSAQEIAVEFSTTLLRGLIRDEETRINDPLGVATATSVDGTP; encoded by the coding sequence ATGCAACCGGTCCCCGCTGCCTCGAAGGCAGGCAATTCCTCGCAGCGCCGTGCCGGCCGCCGCGAGGAACTGGTGGCGGTGGCTTCCAAATTGTTCGCGGCGCGGGGCTATCACGGCACCAGGATGGACGACATCGCAGATGTCGCGGGCCTGAACAAGGCGACGGTGTATCACTACTTCGCCTCCAAGGCACTCATCTTGTATGAGATCTACTTCAAGGCTGCCGAGGAGACGCTGGCCTGCCTGCAGGACGACCCGAGATGGTCGGCGCGTGAATCGCTCTACCAATGCACGAGCCGCATGCTGGCGCTCATTTTCTCGAATCGTGAGCAGGGCGCCGTGTACTTCCAGGAGAACCCGTTCCTGTCGGAGTGGCTCTCGCCCGAACAGGTCGCCGAGATCCGTAAGCGCGAGGACATGGTGCAGGAGCGGGTTCAGAACATCATCGAGCGGGGTATCGCCAGCTCCGAGTTCGTCGAGTGCGACTCGCATGTCATGGCGCTCGGTTACATCGGAATGGTTCTCGGGTCCTACCGCTGGCTCAACCCGAGCGGCCGCCGCAGCGCCCAGGAGATCGCCGTGGAGTTCAGCACCACGCTGTTGCGTGGGTTGATTCGCGACGAGGAAACACGGATCAACGATCCGCTGGGCGTCGCGACAGCGACGTCCGTTGACGGCACCCCGTAG
- a CDS encoding enoyl-CoA hydratase-related protein — MSPHESVGAPDVAVEDGIMRITFTRPDRMNALNAPATAGLIEALDSVSGRDDVRVVVISGGAPGSAFTAGADVAELAAGAGDLTPLQAAELTMDNAERLVRAVLNCPVPTIAEVTGAAAGIGASVGLACDLVYAADSAFFLLAFANIGLMPDGGSSALVSASIGRVKANAMALLAQPLNAADACAAGLVNEVLPGDQLRERVEKSARRLAHGSRRALQLTKEAMNSVSLKLFDEAIAREREGQIELLISPDAQEGFAAFLEGRRPNFS; from the coding sequence TTGAGTCCCCATGAATCTGTCGGCGCACCCGATGTAGCCGTCGAGGACGGCATCATGCGGATCACGTTCACCAGACCGGATCGGATGAATGCGCTCAACGCGCCCGCCACCGCCGGATTGATCGAAGCGCTGGACTCGGTTTCCGGGCGAGATGACGTGAGAGTCGTCGTCATCAGTGGGGGTGCACCGGGGAGTGCGTTCACGGCGGGCGCCGACGTCGCCGAGCTGGCTGCGGGGGCCGGAGACCTGACTCCGCTACAAGCCGCCGAACTGACGATGGACAACGCCGAGCGGTTGGTGCGCGCGGTCCTGAATTGTCCGGTGCCCACCATCGCCGAAGTCACGGGCGCGGCCGCCGGGATCGGTGCGTCGGTGGGCCTGGCGTGCGATCTGGTTTATGCCGCCGATTCGGCCTTCTTTTTGCTGGCATTTGCGAACATCGGGCTCATGCCCGACGGAGGGTCGAGCGCATTGGTGTCGGCCTCGATCGGTCGTGTGAAGGCCAACGCGATGGCGCTGCTGGCCCAACCGCTCAACGCTGCCGATGCTTGTGCGGCCGGGTTGGTCAACGAAGTACTGCCCGGGGATCAGCTGCGCGAGCGCGTCGAGAAATCGGCGCGCAGGCTCGCCCATGGTTCCCGTCGTGCGTTGCAGCTGACCAAGGAAGCCATGAATTCGGTGTCGCTCAAGCTTTTCGACGAGGCCATCGCCCGTGAGCGCGAGGGGCAGATCGAACTGTTGATTTCACCCGATGCCCAAGAGGGCTTCGCCGCATTCCTCGAGGGCCGACGCCCCAATTTCAGTTAG
- the fadD5 gene encoding fatty-acid--CoA ligase FadD5 → MTDTIDATATSASLDQPYRARRQNWCNQLARHALMQPNATAIRYLGRSISWGELNQRVQSLADALSRRGVGFGDRVLILMLNRPEYVESWLAINELGAIAIPVNFRMTPPEVAFLVENSGAKVAITETVLAPVAAAVRQQVPALETVIIAGSESEDGALGYEELITEVGDSHPEVDLPGDTPALIMYTSGTTGRPKGAVLTHLNLSGQAMSYLLSTTVDLNADVGFIGVPMFHIAGVGNMITGLLLGLPTVIHPLGAFDPGALLDVLESEGVTGIFLVPAQWQAVCAAQQANPRKIKLKTLSWGAAPASDVLLRTMSETFPDAKILAAFGQTEMSPVTCMLMGEDAIRKMGSVGRVIPTVSARVVDDNMNDVPAGEVGEIVYRAPTLMQGYWNNPQATAEAFTGGWFHSGDLVRQDADGFVWVVDRKKDMIISGGENIYCAEVENALAEHDQITEVAVIGRPHEKWGEVPVAVAAIHGDGLTIGDLDGFLTERLARYKHPKDLVVVEALPRNPSGKVLKNELRKQFGGA, encoded by the coding sequence GTGACCGACACAATCGATGCGACCGCGACGTCCGCTAGCCTTGACCAGCCTTACCGCGCGCGGCGGCAGAACTGGTGTAATCAGCTGGCCCGGCATGCGCTCATGCAACCCAATGCCACGGCGATCCGGTATCTCGGGCGCAGCATCTCCTGGGGAGAGCTGAACCAGCGCGTGCAATCCCTGGCCGATGCGCTGTCCCGCCGGGGTGTCGGGTTCGGGGACCGCGTGCTCATCTTGATGCTCAACCGCCCCGAGTACGTCGAATCATGGCTCGCCATCAACGAACTCGGAGCCATTGCCATTCCGGTGAACTTCCGGATGACGCCACCGGAAGTAGCGTTCCTGGTTGAGAACAGCGGGGCCAAGGTAGCGATCACCGAGACGGTGCTGGCTCCGGTGGCGGCCGCCGTACGCCAGCAGGTGCCTGCGCTGGAGACGGTCATCATCGCGGGCTCGGAGTCCGAAGACGGCGCTCTCGGATACGAAGAGCTCATCACCGAAGTGGGTGACTCGCACCCAGAGGTGGATCTGCCCGGCGATACCCCCGCGCTCATCATGTACACCTCCGGGACGACGGGCCGGCCCAAGGGCGCGGTGCTGACGCACCTCAATCTGTCCGGGCAGGCCATGAGCTATCTGCTGAGCACCACCGTTGATCTGAACGCCGATGTGGGATTCATCGGCGTTCCCATGTTCCACATCGCCGGCGTGGGCAACATGATCACCGGCCTGCTACTGGGCCTGCCGACGGTCATTCACCCGCTGGGCGCCTTCGATCCCGGGGCACTGCTGGACGTTTTGGAGTCCGAGGGAGTCACCGGGATCTTCCTGGTCCCGGCTCAGTGGCAAGCCGTCTGCGCGGCCCAGCAAGCAAACCCGCGCAAGATCAAACTGAAGACACTCTCCTGGGGTGCGGCCCCCGCCAGCGACGTGCTGCTGCGGACGATGTCTGAGACGTTCCCCGACGCCAAGATCCTGGCCGCGTTCGGGCAGACCGAGATGTCTCCGGTCACCTGCATGCTGATGGGGGAGGACGCAATCCGGAAGATGGGGTCCGTCGGCCGGGTGATTCCGACGGTGTCCGCGCGGGTCGTCGACGACAACATGAACGATGTGCCGGCCGGTGAGGTCGGGGAGATTGTCTACCGGGCGCCGACGCTGATGCAGGGCTACTGGAACAACCCCCAGGCCACGGCCGAAGCGTTCACGGGTGGGTGGTTCCACTCCGGTGACCTGGTCCGCCAGGACGCGGACGGCTTCGTCTGGGTGGTGGACCGCAAGAAGGACATGATCATCTCCGGCGGCGAGAACATCTATTGCGCGGAGGTGGAGAACGCGCTCGCCGAGCACGACCAGATCACCGAGGTAGCGGTGATCGGCAGGCCGCACGAGAAGTGGGGCGAGGTGCCGGTGGCGGTGGCAGCCATCCACGGTGACGGACTGACCATCGGTGATCTCGATGGGTTTCTCACCGAGCGATTGGCCCGGTACAAGCACCCCAAGGATCTCGTGGTCGTCGAAGCGTTACCCCGTAATCCGTCGGGCAAGGTCCTCAAGAATGAACTGCGTAAGCAGTTCGGGGGAGCCTGA
- a CDS encoding alpha/beta fold hydrolase has translation MAADSTLTLDLPNVRLQALCWGPQDGPLVICGHGFPDSAHTWRLLGPKLAADGWRVVAPFTRGYSPSEIPADAEYGLGALMQDVLDIHTLLGGDERAVYIGHDWGALVGNALARSRLSPFARIVTMAVPPFEVLGSSFASIGPLGWPGVLGRQLSMSWYTMFHQIPVLPELLLPWLLRLYWRRWSPGYDARADLRYTGEAMLQKGNRRAVIGYYRANIRRALVPSRKYWKTQRSLLDDARTPLLYLHGRNDGCMTWRLVDSARPDLPDRRVEIINGGGHFVHLECPDVVHELVREFLRMPTTKVE, from the coding sequence GTGGCCGCTGATTCCACCCTGACCTTGGATCTGCCCAACGTCAGATTGCAGGCACTGTGCTGGGGACCGCAGGACGGTCCGCTGGTGATCTGCGGACATGGCTTCCCCGACTCCGCCCACACGTGGCGCCTGCTGGGGCCGAAGCTGGCCGCCGACGGGTGGCGTGTGGTGGCGCCGTTCACTCGCGGTTACTCGCCCAGTGAGATCCCGGCCGACGCCGAGTACGGGCTGGGTGCGCTGATGCAGGACGTCCTGGACATCCACACGCTGCTGGGCGGTGACGAGCGCGCCGTATATATCGGTCACGACTGGGGAGCACTGGTGGGTAACGCCCTTGCTCGTAGCCGGCTGTCGCCGTTCGCCCGCATTGTCACCATGGCCGTGCCCCCGTTCGAGGTCCTCGGTTCGAGTTTCGCGTCGATCGGGCCGCTCGGCTGGCCCGGTGTGCTCGGGCGCCAGCTGTCGATGAGCTGGTACACGATGTTCCATCAGATTCCGGTGCTGCCGGAGTTGTTGCTGCCCTGGCTTCTTCGTCTGTATTGGCGACGATGGTCCCCGGGATATGACGCACGCGCGGACCTGCGGTACACCGGTGAGGCGATGCTTCAGAAGGGGAATCGCCGCGCCGTCATCGGTTACTACCGCGCAAACATTCGGCGGGCCCTGGTTCCTTCGCGGAAGTACTGGAAGACCCAGCGATCTCTCCTAGACGATGCGCGCACCCCGCTGCTCTACCTGCATGGCCGGAACGATGGGTGCATGACGTGGCGGCTGGTAGATTCTGCGCGCCCGGATCTGCCCGATCGCCGCGTTGAAATCATCAATGGCGGTGGACATTTCGTACATCTCGAATGCCCGGACGTAGTGCACGAGCTCGTGCGTGAGTTCCTGCGCATGCCAACTACAAAGGTAGAGTGA
- a CDS encoding MCE family protein produces MRFRGPLIGLSVFMVIALAMTWLVYATLRREVAGSTYDYAAMFTDVTGLRDGDDVRVAGVRVGRVESVAIDGDLAKVEFQVQTEQPLYGNTIASITYQNIVGQRYLGLSLGKTGSTDRLKPGSVIPVEQTEPSFDIGMLLHGFEPLFSVLDPTEVDNLTDGVVKSLQGDTGSIVGLVDQTSQLTETFAGRDQVLDDVITNLNGLTKTLAGQNKNLDTVLTHTREMVAILDNRRAALVDSIGSTGFAVRRLSKITDTVYPQLNEILHREPGFVSHLNSIEPQLAFTGANLPLLLKGLVRTTQEGAFINGYVCDLNITGFFPGLNDVVPIIVNAATPGNKAKYTPKCRNLADG; encoded by the coding sequence ATGAGGTTTCGCGGGCCATTGATCGGGCTCTCGGTGTTCATGGTGATCGCGCTGGCGATGACATGGCTGGTGTACGCCACCCTGCGCCGCGAGGTCGCGGGTTCGACCTATGACTACGCCGCGATGTTCACCGATGTCACCGGGTTGCGTGACGGGGATGACGTGCGGGTCGCGGGTGTGCGCGTCGGTCGCGTCGAATCGGTCGCGATCGACGGTGATCTGGCCAAGGTGGAATTCCAGGTACAAACCGAGCAACCCCTGTACGGCAACACCATTGCGTCGATCACGTACCAGAACATCGTCGGACAGCGTTACCTCGGCTTGTCGCTGGGTAAGACCGGCAGCACCGATCGGCTCAAGCCGGGGAGTGTGATTCCGGTGGAGCAGACAGAGCCGTCCTTCGACATCGGCATGCTGCTGCACGGCTTCGAACCGCTCTTCAGCGTGCTCGATCCCACGGAGGTCGACAACCTCACCGACGGCGTCGTTAAGTCTCTACAAGGAGATACCGGCTCGATCGTCGGGCTGGTTGACCAAACATCACAACTGACCGAGACGTTCGCGGGCCGGGATCAGGTTCTCGATGACGTGATTACCAATCTCAACGGTCTGACGAAAACGCTCGCGGGCCAGAATAAGAACCTGGACACCGTGCTGACACACACGCGTGAGATGGTGGCGATTCTGGACAACCGGCGCGCGGCATTGGTGGACTCGATCGGTTCGACGGGCTTCGCAGTGCGCCGCTTGTCGAAGATCACAGACACGGTGTACCCGCAGTTGAACGAAATCCTGCATCGAGAACCGGGATTCGTCAGTCACTTGAACAGCATCGAACCGCAGCTTGCCTTCACCGGCGCCAATCTGCCCTTGCTTCTCAAGGGCCTCGTCAGAACCACCCAAGAGGGTGCCTTCATCAACGGCTATGTCTGCGATCTCAACATCACCGGATTCTTCCCAGGCCTCAATGACGTCGTTCCGATCATCGTGAACGCCGCAACACCAGGCAACAAGGCCAAATACACCCCGAAGTGCAGGAACCTTGCAGATGGATAA
- a CDS encoding SRPBCC family protein: MPVVSQTVEVAAPPQVIVSIVTNYEAYPEWNKEISSVEILDRLPDGRPRIVRLRVEMTGMASTNVAEIAYLNAAQVATRLLESDIFEKQEQTFSIVPMGPTCLLTVDMDVETKLPIPKPMVKKLANQVLEHLAEGLKGRAEQIASGAIAPPAPPQAAPLPPGPHPGTV; the protein is encoded by the coding sequence ATGCCAGTCGTCAGTCAGACCGTCGAGGTGGCCGCCCCGCCGCAGGTGATCGTCTCCATCGTCACCAACTACGAGGCCTACCCCGAGTGGAACAAGGAGATCTCCAGCGTCGAGATTCTGGATCGGCTCCCGGACGGCCGTCCCCGCATCGTGCGCTTGAGGGTGGAGATGACGGGCATGGCTTCGACAAACGTCGCGGAGATCGCATACCTCAACGCCGCGCAGGTGGCGACGCGTCTGCTCGAGAGCGACATCTTCGAGAAGCAGGAACAGACGTTCTCGATCGTCCCGATGGGGCCCACGTGTCTGCTCACGGTCGACATGGATGTCGAGACCAAACTCCCGATCCCCAAGCCGATGGTGAAGAAGCTCGCCAACCAGGTCCTCGAACATCTCGCCGAGGGATTGAAGGGCCGCGCCGAGCAGATCGCGTCGGGTGCCATCGCGCCGCCGGCGCCGCCGCAGGCAGCCCCACTACCCCCCGGGCCACATCCCGGCACGGTCTAG
- a CDS encoding low temperature requirement protein A has protein sequence MTSGLRAMVARDPAQPHRAATPLELLFDLVFVVAVSRASGALHHFWAEGHFAEGLVGYAIGFFAIWWAWMNFTWFASAFDTDDWLYRLTVVVQMAGALTVAAGVERAMTQADFGIAIGGYVLMRIAAGSQWVRAAISDPTMRATCLRYVSGIAVVQAAWVCWGLFAPEHLRIPLFVVIALADLSVPVFAERVAPTSWHPQHIAERYGLFTLIVLGESILASANSIIGGAEEADHTGTMIGIAVAALVIVAAVWWIYFDQEQECKDASLRATLLWGYSHYFIFAAVAAISAGFEIAVDEGLGKSHLSSTVAAFTITVPFAIYLVLAWLVLLLQRRDTILNIGLPAIAVASVAISTLPHTLYWLAGLAALAAALVTWRRVEDTEPS, from the coding sequence ATGACCAGTGGCCTGCGGGCCATGGTGGCACGCGATCCCGCGCAACCGCACCGCGCGGCCACCCCGCTAGAACTGCTTTTCGATCTCGTCTTCGTGGTCGCGGTCTCACGCGCCTCCGGCGCCTTGCACCACTTCTGGGCCGAGGGCCATTTCGCCGAGGGTCTCGTCGGGTACGCGATCGGCTTCTTCGCCATCTGGTGGGCATGGATGAACTTCACCTGGTTCGCCAGTGCCTTCGACACCGACGACTGGCTGTACCGCTTGACGGTGGTCGTCCAGATGGCCGGGGCGCTCACCGTCGCGGCCGGCGTCGAGCGAGCGATGACCCAAGCCGACTTCGGCATCGCCATCGGCGGGTACGTGCTCATGCGTATCGCCGCGGGCAGCCAATGGGTGCGCGCGGCCATCAGCGATCCGACCATGCGGGCCACCTGCCTGCGCTACGTCTCGGGTATCGCCGTCGTCCAAGCGGCGTGGGTCTGTTGGGGGCTCTTCGCACCGGAACATCTGCGCATACCGCTGTTCGTGGTGATCGCGCTGGCCGACCTGTCGGTGCCCGTGTTCGCCGAACGCGTCGCCCCCACCTCGTGGCATCCCCAGCACATCGCCGAGCGCTACGGCCTGTTCACCTTGATCGTGCTGGGCGAGTCCATCCTGGCCTCGGCGAACTCGATCATCGGCGGCGCCGAGGAAGCCGACCACACCGGCACCATGATCGGTATCGCGGTGGCGGCCTTGGTCATCGTCGCCGCGGTGTGGTGGATCTACTTCGACCAGGAACAGGAGTGCAAGGACGCCTCCCTGCGAGCGACCTTGCTGTGGGGCTACAGCCACTACTTCATCTTCGCCGCCGTCGCCGCAATCTCGGCGGGGTTCGAGATCGCCGTCGACGAAGGACTGGGCAAGAGTCACCTGAGTTCGACCGTTGCCGCCTTCACGATCACCGTCCCATTCGCCATCTATCTGGTGCTGGCGTGGCTGGTGCTGCTCCTGCAACGCCGCGACACCATATTGAATATCGGGCTACCAGCGATCGCCGTTGCCTCAGTTGCCATCTCGACGCTGCCGCACACGTTGTACTGGCTGGCCGGGTTGGCGGCGCTGGCCGCCGCGCTGGTCACCTGGCGACGCGTCGAGGACACCGAGCCCTCTTAA